The window CCCGAGTACGTGCGGATGATTGCGTGGATCTGCTCCACGTCCGGCAGGACGGCGTTACGCGTGCGCAGCATGTGCCTCCTGCAGCGCCGATAATTGCTGCCGCGCGGCGCGCAAAGCCTGTTCGACCTGTCGCGGCGCCGTGCCACCGGGCACATCATGGCATGCCAGTACGGCGTCGAGTCTTAAATGCTGGTAAATATCTTCGCCAAACGCTGCGCTGAACGCGCGCAGCTCGTCCAGTGACAGGTCCTGGAGCTCGCAGCGTTTCTCCACGCACTTTTGCACCGCGCCGGCCACAATCTCATGCGCCTGGCGAAACGGCACGCCGCGATGGACCAGGTACGTGGCTGCGGCCAGCGCGTTCATGAATCCGCTTTCGCAGGCGGCCTGCATGCGCGCGTGGTCGAACTCGACGAGTTTCATGAACCCGGTGGCAATCTCCACGCAGGCGCCCGCCGTCGCTGCGGCGTCAAACAGCGGCTCCTGTGTTTCCTGCATGTCTTTGTTGTAGGCCAGCGGCAGCCCTTTTACCGCCGTGAGCAACGCCACCTGGCTGCCGATGATCCTCGCCGACTTCCCCCTGATCAACTCCAGCGCGTCGGGATTTTGTTTCTGCGGCATCGCGCTGCTGCCCGTCGAGTACGCCTCCGGCAGATGGATGAACCGGTACTCCTGCGTGGCGAAGAGAATCAGCTCTTCCGCCCAGCGGCTCAGGTGCACGCCCAACAGTGCGAGCGCGTTGACGAACTCAATAATGAAGTCGCGATCGCTCGTCGCGTCCATGCTGTTGGCCGTCGGCCGCTCAAATTCCAACTCACGGCTGGCAATCTTGCGGTCCAGCGCCAGCGGCGCCCCCGCAATCGCTCCAGACCCCAAGGGACACTCGTTCGCGCGCTTGCGGCAATCTGCCAGGCGGTCCGCGTCCCGCCGGAACATCTCAAAATACGCCAGCAGCCAATGCGCCACCAGCACCGGCTCCGCGCGTTGCAGATGTGTGTAAGCGGGCATCACCGCGGACTTGTTCTCTTCCGCGCGCGCCACCAGCGTTTCAAGGAATTCGCCCAGCCCCGCGCGCAAGTCATCGATGCACTCGCGGACGAACAACCTCAAGTCCGTCGCGATCTGCTCATTACGGCTGCGCCCGCTGTGCAGCTTCTTGCCCACGTCGCCGATGCGCGCCACCAGTTGCGTCTCCACAAAATGATGGACGTCTTCTGCCCCGGGATCTTTCAGCAGGCCTTCCTGGCCTTCGAACTCCGTGCCGATCTGCTCCAGCGCCGCGACGATCTGGTTGAAGTCCTCCGCGGTGATCACATCCGCTGCCGCCAGCGTCTTGGCATGGGCGCGGCTGGCCGCAAGCTCAAAGCGCAGCAGCTTTTGGTCAAACGGAAATGAGCGCTGCCATTCTTCGAACCTGGGATCAAGCGGTTGCCGGAACCTGCCCGACCACATCTTCACTTGGTGATCTCCTGCTTCTGCTCGGTTTTCTGTTTGTGAAGCCGCGCCCGCGACCGCGCCGGCAATCCCAGAATGCGGATGAACCCCTCCGCGTCCTTCTGGTCGTAGCTCTCGCTCATGGTGAACGACGATAAGTCCGTCCGGTACAGCGAGAACTCTGACTCGCGGCTGCCAATGCTCACGTTGCCTTTGTACAGCTTCAGTGTTACCGTGCCCGTGATGTCCTTCTGCGTTTCGGCGACGAACGCATCCAGGGCTTCGCGCAGCGGCGTAAACCACAGGCCGTAATAGACGAGTTCAGCGTATTTCAAAGCAATTTGCTGCTTGAAGTGCGTGAGTTCGCGCTCCAGGCATAACGCTTCCAGTTCGCGATGCGCTGTCAGCAGCAGCGTCCCGCCCGGAGTTTCATAACATCCGCGAGACTTGATCCCCACAAAGCGGTTTTCCACCAGATCAACGCGGCCAATCGCGTTGCGTCCGCCAATTTCGTTCAGCAGTTCCACCAAAGACACCGGCCCCAGCTTTTGCTCGTTCACCGTTATCGGAGTTCCCGCCGCAAAGCCGATGGTCACCGTCTCTTCGCGATCGGGCGCGTCCTGCGGCGATCTGGTCATCTGCCACGTGCTTTCAAACGGCGCGTTGGCCGGGTCTTCCAGCTCGCCGCCTTCGTGGCTCAGGTGCCATATGTTGCGGTCGCGACTATGGATCTTCTCGCGGCTGGCGGTGACCTGTATCCCGCGCGCTTCCGCGTAGTCCAGGCAGTCTTCGCGCGATTTCAGCGTCCACTCGCGCCACGGCGCAATGATCTTCAGCTCCGGCGCCAGCGCCTGGAAGGCATGTTCAAAGCGGACCTGGTCGTTGCCTTTGCCGGTGCAGCCGTGCGCCAGCGCTGTCGCGTTCTCGCGCAACGCTACTTCCACCTGGTGCTTGGCGATCACCGGCCGCGCCAGTGACGTCCCCAGCAGGTACTTGTGCTCGTACACCGCGCCCGCGCGCAGAGCAGGGAAGACGTAGTCGTTCAGGAACTCTTCGCGCAGGTCTTCCACAACCACTTTCGCCGCGCCGGTCTTGCGCGCTTTTTCGATGACCGCGTCAAGATCGTCGCCCTGGCCCACGTCGGCGATCATGGCGATCACGTCGCAATGGTAGTTTTCTTTCAGCCAGGGAATAATGATGGAGGTGTCCAGCCCTCCGGAATATGCCAGGACAACTTTCTCACGCATGATTGCTCCTCACGGCAGTCCGGCGGCTCATGCCGCTGCCCAGCAACATTAATAGGATGGCTTTCTGCACGTGCATGCGGTTTTCGGCTTGATCGAAAACGATGGACCGCGGCGAATCTATGATCTCCGCTGTCACTTCCTCTCCGCGATGCGCCGGCAGGCAGTGCATAAAGAATGCGTCCGGCGCGGCCAGGGCGAATAGCTCGGCGTTGACCTGGTACGGAGCAAAAATCTTTTTCCGCTCCGCGGCTTCGGATTCTTGGCCCATGCTGGCCCACACGTCCGTGTAGATGGCGTTGGCCCCCGTAACCGCCCGCTTCGGATCATTGGTAACGTCAAGAATCGCGCCGGTGGAGCGCGCGATCGCCTTGGCCGCCGCGACGATGTCTTTATCCGGCTCGTAGCCCTTCGGTGTGGCCACGGCAATGCTTGTTCCCAGCGCGGCCGCAGCCAGCATCAGCGAGTGCGCCACGTTGTTGCCGTCGCCCACGTAGGCGGTGTGCACCTGGCGCAGGTCGCCAAACTTTTCTTGCAGAGTGAAGAAGTCCGCGTACGCCTGGCACGGATGCTCCACGTCGCTCAGCGCGTTGATCACGGGGATGCACGTGTTCTCCGCCATCTCCGTGATGGTGGAGTGGGCGTAAGTCCGAAGCACCACTGCGTCCACCCAGCGCTCCACGTTGCGCGCGATGTCCCGTACCGGTTCGCGTTCGCCCAGCCGCGAATGCGTCTGATCCACGAACAGTGACGTGCCGCCCAGGCTGGCCATGCCCGATTCAAACGTCAGCCGCGTGCGCAGCGACGCTTTCTCAAAGAACAGCACCAGCTGCTTCCCCGCCAACGCGCCACGAAAATCCGCCGGGCGGTGCTTGATGATGTGCGTCAGCTCGAACATCGCCCGGGTTTCTTCCGGGGAAAAATCCTGCGCGGACACCAGATCGCGACAAACCGCCGCCGGCTGCTCTGCCGGCGCGTTGAACGCGGCGAAGTCGGGAATTCCTGCTGACATCATGCATGCCTCCGTTGGACCGTGGCCGGCAGCTCCACGGTGTTTTTGCTCAGTACGTCGTCCAGCAAGCGGACCACCTGGTCCACGTGCTGTTTCTTGATGATGAGCGGCGGCAGAAGCCGGATCACCGTCTCGTCCGTGCGATTTACGATCACACCGCGGTCCAGCATCTGCTTGAAAACATTCTTCGCCAGATCGGCTGACTCCAGCTCCACTCCCGCCATCAGCCCCATGCCTCGCACTTCGCGGACGGCGGAATGCGACTTCTGCAGCTCGCGGAGTTGTTCCAGCAAATATCCGCCGGTCTTCTGGATATGCTTCAGCAACTTCTGCCGTTCGATGGTATGCAATACTTCCAGAGCGACGGCGCAGGCCAGCGGCCCTCCCCCAAAGGTGGTCCCATGCATTCCCGGATGAATGCATTGTGAGACTTTCTCGCTGGCCAACAGCGCGCCCAGTGGCAAGCCGCCCGCTATCGGCTTGGCCACCGTAACCATGTCCGGCATTATGTCGAAACCCTGATAAGCGAACCAGCGTCCCGTGCGTCCCAGGCCGCTCTGGATCTCATCGGCAATCAGCAGCGCGCCGTGCTTGGTAGCCAGCTCGCGCGCCTTCTCAGCAAACTTCTGGCTCACCGGACGCACGCCGCCCTCCCCCTGCACAAACTCAAAACCAATCGCGCAGACCGTCGAGTCGAATTT is drawn from Terriglobia bacterium and contains these coding sequences:
- the argH gene encoding argininosuccinate lyase: MWSGRFRQPLDPRFEEWQRSFPFDQKLLRFELAASRAHAKTLAAADVITAEDFNQIVAALEQIGTEFEGQEGLLKDPGAEDVHHFVETQLVARIGDVGKKLHSGRSRNEQIATDLRLFVRECIDDLRAGLGEFLETLVARAEENKSAVMPAYTHLQRAEPVLVAHWLLAYFEMFRRDADRLADCRKRANECPLGSGAIAGAPLALDRKIASRELEFERPTANSMDATSDRDFIIEFVNALALLGVHLSRWAEELILFATQEYRFIHLPEAYSTGSSAMPQKQNPDALELIRGKSARIIGSQVALLTAVKGLPLAYNKDMQETQEPLFDAAATAGACVEIATGFMKLVEFDHARMQAACESGFMNALAAATYLVHRGVPFRQAHEIVAGAVQKCVEKRCELQDLSLDELRAFSAAFGEDIYQHLRLDAVLACHDVPGGTAPRQVEQALRAARQQLSALQEAHAAHA
- a CDS encoding argininosuccinate synthase — its product is MREKVVLAYSGGLDTSIIIPWLKENYHCDVIAMIADVGQGDDLDAVIEKARKTGAAKVVVEDLREEFLNDYVFPALRAGAVYEHKYLLGTSLARPVIAKHQVEVALRENATALAHGCTGKGNDQVRFEHAFQALAPELKIIAPWREWTLKSREDCLDYAEARGIQVTASREKIHSRDRNIWHLSHEGGELEDPANAPFESTWQMTRSPQDAPDREETVTIGFAAGTPITVNEQKLGPVSLVELLNEIGGRNAIGRVDLVENRFVGIKSRGCYETPGGTLLLTAHRELEALCLERELTHFKQQIALKYAELVYYGLWFTPLREALDAFVAETQKDITGTVTLKLYKGNVSIGSRESEFSLYRTDLSSFTMSESYDQKDAEGFIRILGLPARSRARLHKQKTEQKQEITK
- the argF gene encoding ornithine carbamoyltransferase translates to MSAGIPDFAAFNAPAEQPAAVCRDLVSAQDFSPEETRAMFELTHIIKHRPADFRGALAGKQLVLFFEKASLRTRLTFESGMASLGGTSLFVDQTHSRLGEREPVRDIARNVERWVDAVVLRTYAHSTITEMAENTCIPVINALSDVEHPCQAYADFFTLQEKFGDLRQVHTAYVGDGNNVAHSLMLAAAALGTSIAVATPKGYEPDKDIVAAAKAIARSTGAILDVTNDPKRAVTGANAIYTDVWASMGQESEAAERKKIFAPYQVNAELFALAAPDAFFMHCLPAHRGEEVTAEIIDSPRSIVFDQAENRMHVQKAILLMLLGSGMSRRTAVRSNHA
- a CDS encoding aspartate aminotransferase family protein, which gives rise to MNLEQVKKLEDKLLVPTYERYPVLLRKGRGVHVYDHKGRKYLDFLSGIGVNALGYAHPAITKTIARQSKLLVHTSNLFYTEYQGKLAAALTKISGLDRAFFTNSGTEAWEGALKFARAYAKEHCAQGAEPKWRILALEHAFHGRTFGALATTHKEKYRAPFAPGVPGVEFVRFNDVADLEKKFDSTVCAIGFEFVQGEGGVRPVSQKFAEKARELATKHGALLIADEIQSGLGRTGRWFAYQGFDIMPDMVTVAKPIAGGLPLGALLASEKVSQCIHPGMHGTTFGGGPLACAVALEVLHTIERQKLLKHIQKTGGYLLEQLRELQKSHSAVREVRGMGLMAGVELESADLAKNVFKQMLDRGVIVNRTDETVIRLLPPLIIKKQHVDQVVRLLDDVLSKNTVELPATVQRRHA